From the Spodoptera frugiperda isolate SF20-4 chromosome 16, AGI-APGP_CSIRO_Sfru_2.0, whole genome shotgun sequence genome, one window contains:
- the LOC118280767 gene encoding vitellogenin gives MKLLVLAAFIAVVSSGNLSEPELNVQWPWQTGKIYRYDVNSHTLARHQEGASSGTAFKGVFIIRVKSPGRLQAKLENPQHAQIHEQLPNDMAMPKNLKYETVQNLDQVFEISVEGGRVLSVNVPTTLLLSHENLLKGLLSTLQVDLSTHSSTNNREDYLDREREQGLFKKMETDVTGNCETMYTVVPVAAEWRRELPQFASEEDPMEITKSRNYGHCHHRVAYHFGVPEGAEWTGTAHSNEEKQFISHAAVSRMLVGKQGPIYKAETTSTVSVHPLIYGKQKAQVHSHVQFNLLSVEQDNAPEWSSFPSNRKINTLLYSLTTKQMAILDKTSTLSHSSESHEHLNHDEARRENILNEDVSRSSSSDSLSAYVNEDVPNMNEPAYAALYMSVQSRGDKKQNAMNVQKLLQDMAQQLQNYNNMPKADFLSKFNILVRIIASMSSEQLAQISRGIEVGRSSNNNVKADMWMIFRDAVVQAGTPPAFTQIKTWIMNKKLQGEEAAQVISSLARTIRYPSKEIMTQFFDLAMSPEVQQQRRLNTSALIAATRLIHMAQVNNETAHNYYPTHMYGRLTDKHDMFVLEVVLPRLAEKMNQAIEQQEWSRVQVYIKAIGNLGHREILQVFSPYLEGRIQVPRFIRVQMVVQLRSLAKHHDNHVRAVLFSILKNTAEPYEVRVAAILNIFLAHPTVAMMQAMAQMTNDDPSVHVRSAIKSGIVSAANLKDPRFWHLSKTAQAVREQLTQENFGWRSSVKHFVDNYVKDDEQEYFRESSYVSSDNHAMPKYLQYSWRSKISGWALENTIGSSVSDAKAILNFIKQIMYEPLKSNANHKHTAQKISEMLNIRSEPQDPIQGAFFYTILGQERFFSFDENDLLTLVQDVMEHMKQVEKGMETHYTKVFNSNQVSVMFPIASGMPFIYKYKEPVAIHVQAKSTGKVVRDPNTHKEMSLLMDKELQITAARNIDGNVGFMDTLSNKLASAGVVKKYQVNVPVKLNVQISSGEAKMNVEPLRIDQDYTIAHYSVWPYTTIQMKDTLVPYSQDAATKIVERPRKVSSTDVKFGQQVGAVFQLQGYSHSNDFRNTNPVQVVSNIANLLALRDIGLTHYNLKYLAKQSQNKKLTLTAVYDELFNQKQGGELKEARNVQDVTPNSKARRGEMVKRVSSGINSARAQVIDVSATFEGSQKQEYVFTAAVASSPVDRKMQMVWFAGRNSAQQRNEQVNVVLRVTTPEISTMNFLEALKKDMKMTYEADIKIGQDGNIHIQGTTERTKMATEQLKNNPLAKLVQEQIANGNQYQAAAHRMLIRAHVPDNMKAIVTYKNLSPMNLNWTSQVFHILKQWNRNIEINPTKKVGDGKLQVEVQGSYLDNTLRFEMISPAGLVRVDNVPLPRFTPEIVSLYTPFSPYERLGNYAGYDQFQPFCTIDGNKVRTFSNRSIDYELSRSWHLVMQEESNENRGRWNEMVILARRPSQQEQEIYISYITETGKDLEIEIKPSQSKRANVHVNTNSKKISEGDLTVYWDDVEDEPLLQYYTEADGVLMLNIRDGRLRAMYDGQRLVLTTQDHRKSTRGICGQNSGEARDDFETPAGLVDLPEHYGASWALSDESSDPKTEELKKKAQEKAYQPTPKYTAILRSDEQWRKAVQEREQRLSSQNLYMTRSYQRKGRQCQVQKQIQYYNTDREICISTTPLPACPSNCRGVAFDVESALVVCRSNNDEQFKTYRQQIQQGQNPQLPQVSHRLRKVNFRVPTSCKA, from the exons ATGAAGTTGTTGGTATTGGCGGCGTTTATCG CCGTCGTTTCCTCGGGAAACCTGAGCGAACCGGAACTGAACGTCCAATGGCCATGGCAAACTGGCAAGATTTACCGCTATGACGTCAACTCACACACCCTGGCCCGTCATCAAGAGGGTGCTAGTTCAGGCACCGCATTCAAGGGCGTGTTCATTATCCGCGTCAAGTCTCCAGGTCGCCTCCAGGCTAAGTTGGAAAACCCACAACATGCCCAAATCCATGAGCAGCTGCCCAACGACATGGCCATGCCGAAGAACCTCAAATACGAAACTGTTCAAAACCTTGATCAAGTTTTCGAAATCTCGGTTGAAGGAGGTCGTGTCCTCAGTGTTAACGTGCCCACCACACTCTTGCTTTCTCATGAAAATTTGTTGAAGGGTCTGCTCAGTACACTCCAGGTGGATTTATCTACCCACTCCAGCACCAACAACCGTGAGGACTACTTAGACAGGGAACGTGAGCAGGGACTGTTCAAAAAGATGGAGACTGATGTCACTGGTAACTGCGAAACTATGTACACTGTTGTTCCTGTGGCCGCTGAATGGCGACGAGAGCTGCCGCAATTTGCTTCTGAAGAGGATCCCATGGAAATTACCAAGAGCAGAAACTACGGTCACTGCCACCACCGTGTCGCTTACCATTTCGGAGTACCCGAAGGCGCCGAATGGACAGGAACTGCTCACAGCAACGAAGAAAAGCAGTTTATTTCACACGCCGCCGTATCTCGCATGCTCGTTGGAAAGCAGGGTCCGATTTACAAAGCTGAAACTACCAGTACGGTCAGCGTTCACCCTCTGATTTACGGAAAGCAGAAAGCGCAGGTTCACAGCCACGTTCAATTCAACTTACTGTCCGTGGAACAAGACAATGCTCCCGAATGGTCCAGTTTTCCCAGTAATCGTAAAATTAACACCCTTTTGTACTCACTGACGACTAAGCAAATGGCTATTCTTGACAAAACTTCCACGTTGTCACATTCTTCTGAGTCCCATGAACACCTGAACCACGATGAAGCCCGGCGAGAGAATATATTGAACGAAGATGTTTCAAGGTCTAGCTCCAGTGACTCATTGTCAGCGTACGTCAACGAAGATGTCCCCAACATGAACGAACCAGCATACGCTGCTCTGTACATGAGTGTGCAGTCACGCGGTGACAAAAAACAGAACGCAATGAACGTCCAGAAACTGCTTCAGGATATGGCTCAGCAACTGCAGAATTACAACAACATGCCAAAGGCTGACTTCCTCTCCAAGTTCAATATTCTTGTCCGCATCATTGCTTCAATGAGCAGCGAACAACTCGCTCAAATAAGTCGTGGTATTGAAGTTGGTAGGTCTTCCAACAATAATGTCAAGGCTGACATGTGGATGATCTTCCGTGATGCCGTCGTCCAAGCTGGCACTCCTCCTGCCTTTACACAAATTAAAACTTGGATCATGAACAAGAAACTCCAAGGTGAAGAAGCAGCTCAGGTGATCTCTTCTCTGGCTAGAACGATTCGCTATCCTTCCAAGGAAATTATGACGCAATTCTTTGACCTGGCTATGAGCCCTGAGGTTCAACAACAAAGGCGTCTTAATACGAGTGCCTTGATTGCTGCCACTCGATTAATCCACATGGCTCAGGTAAACAATGAAACTGCTCACAACTACTACCCCACTCACATGTACGGCCGTCTTACGGACAAACATGACATGTTTGTTTTGGAAGTGGTCCTTCCTCGTCTGGCTGAAAAAATGAACCAAGCTATTGAGCAACAAGAATGGAGCAGGGTGCAAGTTTACATTAAGGCTATCGGCAACTTAGGACACCGTGAGATTCTTCAAGTATTCTCTCCTTACTTGGAAGGCCGTATTCAAGTTCCACGTTTCATCCGAGTACAAATGGTTGTGCAGCTCCGATCACTGGCTAAGCACCATGACAATCACGTGAGGGCTGTACTGTTCAGTATTTTGAAAAACACTGCTGAGCCTTACGAAGTGAGAGTTGCGGCGATCCTAAACATTTTCTTGGCTCACCCAACAGTCGCGATGATGCAAGCTATGGCCCAAATGACTAATGATGACCCTAGCGTTCATGTTCGTTCTGCTATCAAGAGTGGTATTGTGTCCGCTGCAAACCTGAAAGATCCTCGTTTCTGGCATCT gtcaAAGACCGCTCAAGCCGTAAGGGAACAGCTTACTCAGGAGAACTTCGGATGGCGCTCATCTGTCAAACACTTCGTAGACAACTATGTAAAGGATGATGAACAGGAATATTTCCGTGAATCTTCATACGTTAGCAGCGACAACCACGCTATGCCCAAATACCTGCAGTATTCGTGGAGAAGCAAAATCAGTGGATGGGCACTTGAAAACACT ATTGGCTCTTCAGTTTCTGATGCTAAGGCTATTCTCAACTTCATCAAACAGATAATGTATGAGCCTCTTAAGTCCAACGCCAATCACAAACACACAGCCCAAAAGATTTCTGAAATGCTGAACATCAGGTCTGAACCTCAGGACCCAATCCAGGGTGCTTTCTTCTACACAATTCTAGGCCAGGAAAGATTCTTCAGCTTCGATGAAAATGATCTTCTGACGTTGGTTCAAGATGTTATGGAACACATGAAGCAAGTAGAGAAGGGTATGGAGACCCACTACACCAAAGTTTTCAACTCAAACCAGGTGTCTGTCATGTTCCCTATTGCGTCTGGTATGCCATTCATCTACAAGTACAAAGAACCAGTAGCTATTCACGTTCAGGCTAAGTCTACTGGAAAGGTTGTCCGTGACCCCAACACCCACAAAGAAATGTCTTTACTCATGGACAAGGAACTGCAAATTACTGCTGCAAGAAACATTGATGGAAACGTTGGTTTCATGGACACTCTTAGCAACAAGTTGGCCAGTGCCGGTGTTGTCAAGAAATACCAAGTGAACGTACCTGTTAAACTGAACGTACAGATCAGCTCTGGAGAGGCAAAAATGAATGTTGAACCCCTGCGCATTGACCAGGACTACACTATTGCTCATTACAGCGTGTGGCCATACACTACCATCCAAATGAAGGATACCTTAGTGCCTTACTCTCAGGATGCTGCAACCAAAATTGTAGAGCGACCAAGGAAAGTATCTTCCACTGATGTGAAATTCGGACAACAAGTCGGCGCTGTGTTCCAACTCCAAGGATACTCTCACTCAAATGACTTCAGAAATACCAACCCCGTCCAGGTCGTGTCTAACATTGCTAACTTATTAGCTCTCAGAGATATTGGTTTGACACACTACAATCTGAAGTACCTTGCAAAACAGTCCCAGAACAAGAAGCTTACTTTAACCGCTGTCTATG ATGAACTTTTCAACCAGAAACAGGGCGGAGAACTGAAGGAAGCTCGCAACGTGCAAGATGTTACCCCCAACAGTAAGGCTCGTCGTGGAGAAATGGTCAAGCGTGTGTCATCCGGAATCAACAGTGCTAGAGCACAGGTGATTGACGTCAGCGCCACATTTGAGGGTTCTCAAAAACAGGAGTACGTATTCACTGCTGCCGTCGCTAGCAGCCCTGTCGACCGTAAAATGCAGATGGTTTGGTTCGCTGGAAGAAACTCAGCTCAGCAACGTAACGAACAGGTCAATGTTGTCTTGAGAGTAACGACACCTGAAATATCAACAATGAACTTCTTAGAAGCTTTGAAGAAAGACATGAAGATGACTTATGAGGCAGACATTAAGATCGGCCAGGATGGAAACATCCATATCCAAGGAACCACTGAACGCACTAAGATGGCCACcgaacagcttaaaaacaatcCTTTAGCTAAACTGGTACAGGAACAAATCGCAAATGGTAACCAATACCAGGCGGCTGCTCACAGAATGTTGATTAGGGCACATGTTCCGGATAACATGAAGGCTATTGTGACTTACAAGAACCTGAGCCCAATGAACTTGAACTGGACTTCTCAAGTATTCCACATTCTGAAGCAATGGAACCGTAACATTGAAATCAACCCGACCAAGAAGGTTGGTGACGGAAAACTCCAGGTAGAGGTTCAAGGCTCATACCTCGACAACACTCTTCGCTTCGAGATGATTTCACCGGCTGGTTTGGTTCGTGTCGACAACGTGCCACTGCCCAGATTCACTCCCGAGATTGTTTCTCTCTACACACCTTTCAGCCCGTACGAGCGTCTCGGCAACTATGCAGGATATGACCAGTTCCAGC CTTTCTGCACCATTGATGGCAACAAAGTGAGGACATTCAGCAACCGCTCCATTGACTACGAGCTGTCCCGATCCTGGCATCTGGTGATGCAGGAGGAGTCTAACGAAAACCGTGGCAGGTGGAACGAGATGGTCATCCTCGCTAGGAGACCCAGCCAGCAAGAGCAGGAGATTTACATCTCTTACAT TACTGAAACCGGCAAGGATCTGGAAATTGAGATCAAGCCCTCGCAGTCTAAGAGAGCAAACGTACATGTGAACACCAACAGCAAGAAGATTTCCGAAGGCGATTTGACTGTTTACTGGGATGATGTTGAAGATGAGCCACTTCTGCAATACTACACTGAAGCCGATGGTGTGCTTATGCTTAACATCCGCGATGGGCGTCTCCGCGCCATGTACGACGGTCAGCGCCTTGTGCTCACAACTCAGGACCACCGTAAGAGCACCAGAGGTATTTGCGGCCAGAACAGCGGTGAAGCTCGCGACGATTTCGAAACACCCGCCGGCTTGGTCGACCTGCCTGAACACTACGGCGCTTCCTGGGCCCTCAGTGATGAATCCAGTGACCCTAAGACAGAAGAATTAAAGAAGAAAGCCCAGGAGAAGGCATACCAGCCAACTCCCAAATACACCGCAATTCTGCGCTCAGATGAACAATGGAGGAAGGCCGTGCAAGAAAGGGAACAGAGATTGAGCTCCCAAAACCTGTACATGACGAGGAGTTACCAGAGGAAAGGTAGACAGTGCCAGGTGCAGAAGCAAATCCAGTACTATAACACTGACAGAGAAATCTGCATAAGCACTACTCCTCTGCCTGCCTGCCCGTCAAATTGCCGCGGAGTAGCTTTCGACGTTGAGTCTGCTCTTGTCGTCTGCCGGTCAAATAACGATGAGCAGTTCAAGACATACAGACAGCAGATCCAGCAGGGCCAGAACCCACAACTTCCCCAAGTCTCTCACAGACTCAGGAAAGTCAACTTCAGGGTACCTACATCTTGCAAGGCGTAA